Below is a genomic region from Medicago truncatula cultivar Jemalong A17 chromosome 3, MtrunA17r5.0-ANR, whole genome shotgun sequence.
AGACATGTACAAACAAGCCACGCGTTATTGTACATATATAATTGTTGTAGCACGTGGAAAAGGAGAAGACAAGATGTGCTAAGGAACCGATAAGAAGAAGGCCCTTGAACAGTTATGCGGCTTCCACTATTGGATATGGAGTTGCTTGtgctttttttctaaaaaattgggATTTCGGTGCTTGTTCATAAATAAAGTCAGAAAGAAAAtcagcatgagttaactcacgctagagTTCAGTGTGACTATTCAGCGTAACTTAACACACACAACATGATTTTAGTCACATAACGTTTAACACCTACGTGACTTAAATCATGCTGAAGATATTTTCGAAAGTGCAGTTAAGAGTGAACAAAATATGATgggagaaaagcaattttcttttgaatggATATGTGCGCGGTTATGGACACTCTAGCCCAGCCTGCCTCAAATACGCACATTATATATACTACACtcataattttatgtaatactaaaattagttaattaattcttaattttttatatttattataatatgcACTTGCATGTTATATTTTAAATCCTTTCTTTTGGTCAAGTATTTCAAATCctttttatttggctaaatacgATGACTTGTAATATTTGATAAGTTGatttaaaagattttaaatcatatttcaattaagctgtgttattttttgttacttattgccttttttttttgttaaagtgaGGAAAATGGGCACGGATGTAGACCCTTGGATGTCTGTAGTATACGGAGTCGGATACTAAACTTGTTGCCCACAAAATTATGGACTTGGATACAGGAAATTTTTATTACCACGGGTTTGAGGATGAACGCTCCAGTACCTAGAGCAAAATATATCCATTTTCATCccttatttttcatatttttaagaatTCTGCTCTCCACCTTGCACATTTTGCTCACACCCTGCAGCCGTTTCAAATTTACCCTTGCGCTAGTTAAATAACGCAAGTGTAAAATtatgcgttagttaactaacgcggcgtgacttaagtcacgcaagtGAAATagtcaacgtgagttaactcacgctagttttAAAACACCCTTTCCTTCTTCTACATGCTAACTCACGTGAGTTTTAAAACTAGCGTGGCTTAACTCACGCTGCGTGAGTTAAATCACGCTGCACAACTTACGTCAcgtaggggtattttggtcaggGCTGCAGAGCGCGAGTGTTTTGTGTTTTGTGTTgggtgaagagcagaattctattttttatccCGGTCAATTTCAAGATGGCAAAGAATTGATCATTGTTTTAAATGTGCGAACCTGAAGGTTTATCCACGGTTGAAGGCCCCCTTCGTTTCCTGCAAGAAAGGAAATTTATGGAAGaagcaaataatttatttatttatttagtttacaACAGTATAAGCGAGTCATATTTTGAGAAAACGTTTCCTGCTTTTATTTTCTACTGTATAATTACTTTTCattatcaaaatttatttattttaatctatttacagtaaaaaaagatatttttatctgtttatactttatagtcgaaatacaaaatagtaaaaaaacgGTAAATAGATGAAAAATAATGTGTCAGTTTTGTAATCAAAAGtaaaagtagaaaataaaactttcGTAAATACGTCCTAATACATTTTTGTTGACCAATCATTGTGAGTGTGGTACCATATGAAATTTCTTGAACGATAATTGGGATAGGAAGGCCTGAGTACGAGTCACCAGCAATGTACACTTCATTTGAGATAAATTTTGGATGATCAATGAGCCACTATATACATTTAAAGACAAATATTACAACTTCTTTAATTCCAAtggcaaaaattaaaatgaaattgtaaatagatgaaaaattaatcaatcaGATGAAAGTTACCTTCCTAAGAAATTGATGAGCATTGTGAACTAGCTTCCAAGTGCTTTGCTGAGCAGCACCTTCTGTTTTGGGATAAGAGAATCCAGTACCCACAGGCAAatccaaaaatataatattacttaCCTGTCCaccataaatttaataattaagcTTAGATTTGCATAAACAATAATACTATAGCaaagaaatggaagaaatgAAATCAgtatcattaattaataaatccAATTCAACCTATCGTAGGTATGGAGAGGTGTTGGGCAAATATCTAAATTCCGAGGAGATTGTAATTGAAAAATTTGATTAGTTGTGGCCGAAAAGTGGACGAATTTGAGATTATATGTGCAAATGTACTGCATCTGTCAAATGATAAACAAATTAAAGTGGCAAAGAATGCAGAGAATTGGTTGAATAGTAACTGGGAATGACAATTGAGCTTAGAGCAGAATTTTGACAGCAGAAGAAAGCACATCAACTCCTAATTTGAGGCTGTTCCTGTCAGCATTGTGCCTGCAGCAGCTGGGATGACAACATTACATGGCAGTAGCCGGATCCATAGGCGGGGTTCTTGGTTAGATCGTGTAACAACGAGCTGGTAGTCTCGagaacagctactgtaagtgattaaaattatttgaaagcaCTCACGAATGTGTGGAACTGTTCTTTTCCATCAAAAGTAGGAGATTGTTGCATGGGAGACTTCCTACAAAAGTGGATCTTTGGCGAAGTAGCTTCATAACTCATTAGaatggttttgatgaatttgaataCCCCTTTTACTCTCAAGTCTCGTGAATtatcaaacaaagaaaaaccaagATAAAGTATTGAACTATATATTCATATGCTACAATATGCACACTAAACTCAACCTTTGTCCATGAATGTGGCCTCAAGATCAAATTTGGTAAGCTCCCGTTGTATTCCTCATTTTTAAACGTTATTGGACCTGCAACACCACCCACCATCAATCatctcattattttattttatttttttataccatAAAAAGTCtcgcattttaaaaaaattaatatagtttaaaaagaTTCAACActttttaaagataaaactATGAGTGCTTAGCTTAACTATGATCAAATGCAACTAACTGGGATCCTAAGATAGCAAATATAACCAACTAGCAACATATCAGAACTAATTTATATAGCTATCTTAAATAATATTCAACTAATTctaactattttttcttttttgaaaaaaaaaaaaaaaaaaaaaacctaaaatattTCTAACACATATTCGTTGGTAATTAATCATTACCTATTTCAAAGGCAAGGCCAGAAAAAGCAGAGCAACCAGGACCACCAGTTAACCAAAGCAAGAGAGGATCTTGTTTAGGATTATTCTCAGACTCTAAAAAATAGTAGAACAATTCCGCGGAATTTTCATCTGTTTCAGTTTCACCCACTCCCACATACCCAGTTTCTAGTACAAAGGGAAGGGGTCCTTGAAAACCAGGAAGATACTTCACAATATTGAATTGAGATGTAGCAAAAACAAGGTTGGTGGATGAATTTTGTAACAATAGAAATATTGCTAGAACAAATAttataatcatcttaaacaaggTTCTGGTAATAAGAATATTACCATTCTGATTCTGATGTGAACTAAGCCTAAGCATTGCCATTTTAGagtttcttgttttcttttgacACACCACTTCTCTTCCCTGTTCTTATCTGAAAACTAGTACTATTAATAATTTTGAGTGGTTGTAGTATTTTTCAAAAGGCAAAGCCTGTCCCACGTACGAGAATCAGCATGATTGTGATTGGTTTCATTGTCTTCAAAACTAGAGAGTACATAATGGGTGGCATTTCATATCCTTTCCCATCATAGGAAAGTTTATTTGGACCTTTAGATCAAAtcaaaaacacatttttataaTACTCTCTCCACactatattatttcttttacatCTTCCACCACCGTTATCTCCTCCCCACCACCAGCAACATTAAAAACGCCACCATCTCTCTTTTCCAAATCCACAAATGCTTGATTCCTCTCCAATTccagttaataaaaaaatttccgCTTCAAccactaatttttatattattatatggaTTTTaacctttcatcttcttcactaCGAGATGAGATCTGGAAACACCCAAATCAATAACTTCATGGAACTAAACTCAAAATCCTCATAGAACCAAAACATCCAGATTgataaactcaaaaaaaaaaaaattaaggaaatgAGATCTGGAACGTTATTTCTGTATAACAACCTTGGATTTTCTGTTTCTATTGGTGTTGTTTACTTGTTTACATATTATAcaaaattgaagtttgatttgttgttgttgattattattgtGTAAAACTTTGCTCCAATTTCTTGTGAACTATTgagattttgttgttgctgctaTTGTGTGGAGTGGAATAAGGGAAAACAAAGGAAAGTGAAATCAGAaagatattatttaaaaaatgctaaaatatgattttagtccctgcaaatatgcctcgttttgattttagtccttgtaaaaaaaaaaaattgtttttggtccatgcgaaattttttgtttttgaaaatagtccctaaagggactattttcaaaaacaaaattttgcagggacctttttaaaaaacaaaatattttgcagggaccaaaaactacaaaatgggttcaatcatcatgtgccacgtatgcaaatcatcacaaaaatggggtcagggactattttcaaaaacaaaaaattttgcaaggaccaaaaacaaatttttttttttacagagactaaaaccaaaacgaggcatatttgcaaggactaaaaccatattttagcctttaaaaaataagtagAAACTTGATtgtaaatttaacaaaattaaaattataaatgaaaaacCAAGTATGAGTGAAATCCAGACAAAGCATGCACAAAGATATTGAAAAAGCCATGGGAAAGAAGCTTACACAGAGATATGGAGAGGAATCAAGCATTCGTGGGTGAAAGTTGGTGGTGTATAGTGGTGTAAAAGAAATAATCTAGTGATGAGAGAGTATTATAAGAATGTGTTCTTGATTTGATCTAAAGGGTCAATATAAACTTTCCTATGGTGAGAAAGGAttcacctttcccatgtgaacacacacctACATAATGAGTCCCAATAATAAATCTTGATGTAGGCCTACAAAATTTCAAGAGAGTACATAATcggtggcatttcacatgggaaagtgTAAAACTTTCCCACCATAGGAAAGATAGATTTAAAAGTTTGATTAAATGAAGAACACTCTCTTACCATGTTCTTTTAACACTAGATTTTTTTCACACCATCTTCCCTAACCATTCTCTCCTCCATGTCTCTCTCACCCACCACCAGCAACTCTTCCTCGTTCCTATTCTATTCACCACTGCTACCCCGCAAAATAAACACAAAGAAGAAGAACCCCATTATCCCAATTCACAGTTACAGCCCCTCCCACGAAGCAACACTCGTTCCTATTCTCAGATGGAAAACATGTGATTGCTGCAATTAAGGTTTGTGCTCTTGCTGAGAAGCTTGATGGGGTTAATCATATGAGCTTGGTTATGGGTTCTTTTGTTGATAAGCTTACTTTTAAGGACATGTTTGTTGTTCTTAAGGATAAAGAAGAAAGAGAACAAGTTCGACATTTAATTCTTTGATTGGATAAAATCACATGCCTCTCTCTTTTCAtgttttcaattcaatttggtCTCTCTCTCTTTGTTCTGTTTGAAGTGAATTCTATAAATGATGTGTGTGGCTTCACAAATGGATTTTTCGACAGAAGAGTTGCTGGTAGTGGTGGTGGGTGGTGGGTGAGAGAGACATGGAAGAGGGAGAATGGCAAGTGGTgtggaaaaaaattcaatgttgAGAGTCTATGATAAGACAATGTTCTTTGCTTAATCTAGTGGTTAAAATTGACTCTCCCATGGTGAGAAAGTTTTatcctttcccatgtgaaatgccacctaCATAATCAGTCTTTAAaactagcattttcctttttcttattaCACGCTTGACTatttgttactttttattttttcaattatttaatttatatttctcaTACCACTGATGAATGATAGTGctgtaaaataactcataatttatttttttgtatataaaattcattatacaaatttttaataCGTGTAAAATTGTCAAAACGACTTATAAAATGAGACTAAGGGAGTATTgccttatatttttaaaaaagaaattaagagaGCTCAATTAAAGAACCAATCATTCAAGAGAGCCAACTTTGATCACTGgattaaacaattaaattataCTTATCTAACATACCATCTTCAGATTACCAAAGACCAATTCCCTTGGGTGTCGGAGGGAGAaggttaatataaaaaaaatgctaacgaGGGCATTATGACACTCTTTAAAGATATTTAATAgtgagtttttttaaaaaattcctCTGTATTCATAATATTGAACtatgtaattttgactttttgaatatatatgttttaaatttgatatcCTTAAAGAATGTCTGAAGTATTCGTtgaaaagacaaaaaagaaTGTGATTGTAACCTTTAGTAATATAATAGAgtaatgttaacgagtgcttcCGAGACATTTATTAAGGACCATAAGTAGTAAGTATTTATGAAAATGCATGTAGTCAATGCATCGAAAATCGAATATTTGACTTTCTTAAACAATAATTACTTATTTTGGAATGCTTAAAAACTGTCCGGGGATactcgttaacaaaaccctTAATAATAAGAGTCTTGTTAATCAATGCTCTCGAGACACTCTTTtaacattataaattaaataattattactccatccgtttcacaATACTTGTCACTTTGATGAATTTACACAcatcaagaaatcaaataaattttgtgtgtttttttctataatacccttaatgattttattatttcattatattatttctctctctacaataaataagcAAGAATATTATTGACAAACCAATAATTAATgttacattaaatttttttttttaagaataaaaaatgcaatatattaataacaacGGTGAATCCTCtttagcacaaggtgtgctcaAGAGGTCGCCCCAAAATTACAATCTGTCTTAGtagaaataacaaaaacaaaaatcaattgatACCCAAATAAAGCAAGGGATCCGACCACCATCTTTGAGaaccataaacaaaattgacatTGTTAACTTTTAGCCACCACAAAGATGTATATTTAACCTTATCCAACAAGTCTATCATGGAAGTTTGAACGTTATTGAATAACATGTTTCTTTCGTTCCACAATATCCACACACCCAATAGCCACAGAAGCTACATAAATGAATGTCGAGTCCTCGAAGTGTTGAATGAAATGATCATGTATATTATAAGGATCGACTCCTGAAATGTCAAGCCAATTCCTTATATGCTGCCATAAAGCACCGAAAATATCACAACGAATGAACAAATGAAGTACTGTTTCGTCGTTCCCACACCCCACCGCACAATGATTGGCTGCGGGTTGGATGATACCACGCcataaaagatttgttttgtTGGCAACCTGTCCCGCAACAACGTCCATGATAGAATAGAGACCTTCAATGGTACCTGCTTATGTCAAACAAGATCTCTCGTTTCATCGCCTGAAGAATCATCCTGGGTAGTAAGTATTTGGTAAGCTCCGCTCACGGTGTAACCCCCCGCAATGTCAGGGAGCCACTACCACCTGTCAGAAACATCAGTCTGCACAACAAAATTGTTAAGTAATTGGCGACACTCACCTAACAACTCCTCCTCTCACTCCCACATTGTCTCCTCCAACTCCACGTTGCTCCCCTACCTCCCATCCTAGAGAGAACATTTCAGCGACCGTAATCAACTTATTCAACGATAAGTCAAATGAGCGACTAAACCACCGACACATAGGGACATCGCCTAACCACCTATCATGCCAGAGTAAGGTATTTGATCCTTCCTCTACCTTCCTAGACACCCTGTCAGCGAACCAACCTCCCTCATCACTCCCTACTCAGTCCCTAATCTTCGCTACCTCCCTCCATCAATTAGAAAcactccggcccccaacctccaaccGCTCAGCCTCCTCACCATACCTCGCCACCAATACCCTGTACCACAAACCTCCTTTATCCACCAACAACCGCCAACATCACTTTCTTAACAAAGCAAGATTAAATTCCCTAAACTGCCTCACCCCCATTCTCCTTTCGTAAGCAAACATAGTTACAAGCAATACATAAAATTTTCCTGTTgcattgaaacttaaaagtgagACAAATAAcgtgaaacaatttttttcctctaaaaacGACGAACATTATAAAACGGATggaatattatataaaaatgtcaaacttTTCGATTTTCAATACAAATGTTTATACtaactttcataaaaattaatcatttaaattccttaataataataataatataaaagtgtCTTGACCATAATAAGcccaataataaataataaagtgtcttttcgtaaaaaataatgatgataataaaGTGTCTGATTGGGATTTTTCTCTCTTACAGTCAAGCTGAAGTTAAATTGcgctttttctctctctagtttTTGGCTCCAACTCAATTCTCcgtctctctttctctctcctcctCCTTCGTACGTTCTGTAAGTGTTTTCTGTGATATTGTTATCATGCTTtagataattattatttaatttgtttctgCATTTCTGTGTTAAATGAAGAAACATGAAACTTTTCTTCTCTATTCtttcttgacaaaaaattattcaacattttcttgttttctgGTCATCATTTTGGTTTCTTACCAGAGAATTTTTAGGGTTTCATAGAGGTGGTAGTTAAAGAAAATGGCATAGAATAATAGAACCTATTAATGTGATTCATGCTATGGTTTCTTCATTTCACGCTATTAGTTAGTTAGATACTACGAAACACGAATGCTCCTCGGATTAGGTGTGTCATGGTGTTAGATACATATCGTGTCCGACACTGACACGACACCGATTacatttaattttgtaatttt
It encodes:
- the LOC11423210 gene encoding serine carboxypeptidase-like 18 isoform X3, whose product is MAMLRLSSHQNQNGNILITRTLFKMIIIFVLAIFLLLQNSSTNLVFATSQFNIVKYLPGFQGPLPFVLETGYVGVGETETDENSAELFYYFLESENNPKQDPLLLWLTGGPGCSAFSGLAFEIGPITFKNEEYNGSLPNLILRPHSWTKVSNIIFLDLPVGTGFSYPKTEGAAQQSTWKLVHNAHQFLRKWLIDHPKFISNEVYIAGDSYSGLPIPIIVQEISYGNEGGLQPWINLQTISGVYEVHILESKCEFGLPNPLEANGRRRLLIHKANTIFTSSLTLPPLNCRSHAYFLGAYWANDANVQNALHIRKGSIGKWKRCNFDIPFKHEIDNSFEYHVNLSRKGYRSLIYSGDHDMKVPFVATQAWIRSLNYSIVDDWRQWYSNSQVAGYTRTYSNRMTFATVKGAGHTAPEYKREECLAMLSRWISNNPL
- the LOC11423210 gene encoding serine carboxypeptidase-like 18 isoform X4, encoding MAMLRLSSHQNQNGNILITRTLFKMIIIFVLAIFLLLQNSSTNLVFATSQFNIVKYLPGFQGPLPFVLETGYVGVGETETDENSAELFYYFLESENNPKQDPLLLWLTGGPGCSAFSGLAFEIGPITFKNEEYNGSLPNLILRPHSWTKVSNIIFLDLPVGTGFSYPKTEGAAQQSTWKLVHNAHQFLRKWLIDHPKFISNEVYIAGDSYSGNEGGLQPWINLQTISGVYEVHILESKCEFGLPNPLEANGRRRLLIHKANTIFTSSLTLPPLNCRSHAYFLGAYWANDANVQNALHIRKGSIGKWKRCNFDIPFKHEIDNSFEYHVNLSRKGYRSLIYSGDHDMKVPFVATQAWIRSLNYSIVDDWRQWYSNSQVAGYTRTYSNRMTFATVKGAGHTAPEYKREECLAMLSRWISNNPL